A portion of the Thermoanaerobaculum aquaticum genome contains these proteins:
- a CDS encoding uracil-DNA glycosylase, producing the protein MSARDLARYLLDFGIQEVMLPEGSQPSREEQDPLAFQDLASMAKAVATCQRCRLAKGRTQVVFGVGNPEARVVFVGEAPGAEEDRQGEPFVGRAGQLLNSMLRACGLSRSEVYIANIVKCRPPGNRDPQDDEAAACLPFLRRQLALIKPEIIVLLGRVAARHLLGITAPISSYRGSWRHWEGVEVLPTFHPAYLLRNPQAKREAWEDLKKLMARLSAAAQKKAGTAEGEAPPVL; encoded by the coding sequence ATGAGCGCCCGGGATTTGGCCCGCTACCTTTTGGACTTTGGTATCCAGGAGGTGATGCTCCCGGAGGGAAGCCAACCCTCCCGCGAGGAGCAGGATCCCCTGGCCTTTCAGGACCTGGCTTCCATGGCCAAGGCGGTGGCCACATGCCAGCGCTGTCGGTTGGCCAAGGGACGTACCCAAGTGGTGTTTGGGGTGGGGAACCCCGAGGCGCGGGTGGTGTTTGTGGGGGAAGCTCCGGGGGCGGAAGAGGACCGCCAGGGGGAGCCGTTTGTGGGCCGGGCCGGCCAGCTCCTCAACTCCATGCTCAGGGCGTGCGGCCTGTCCCGCTCCGAGGTTTACATTGCCAACATCGTGAAGTGCCGGCCTCCCGGCAACCGCGATCCCCAGGACGATGAAGCCGCTGCCTGCTTGCCTTTTCTCAGGCGGCAACTGGCGCTTATCAAGCCGGAAATCATTGTGCTTTTGGGCCGGGTTGCCGCCCGGCACCTGTTGGGTATCACGGCGCCCATCAGCTCTTACCGCGGCAGCTGGCGGCACTGGGAGGGCGTGGAGGTTCTTCCCACCTTCCACCCGGCCTACCTGCTGCGCAACCCCCAGGCCAAACGGGAAGCCTGGGAGGACCTCAAGAAGCTCATGGCAAGGCTTTCGGCGGCTGCCCAAAAGAAGGCGGGAACCGCCGAGGGAGAGGCACCTCCCGTGCTATAG
- the ftsY gene encoding signal recognition particle-docking protein FtsY encodes MQFFERLRGLLTSKGATLPEVGSLNPETLEEALILADAGPDLASELASDLRRALAKGLLSPGQERAFLREKLLAFFPKPAPAPAHRPEVILVVGVNGSGKTTTAAKLAAKVAASGGKPLLAACDTFRAAATEQLQLWAQRLGVEVVAQRAGADPGAVLYDALAAAQARNATHLIADTAGRLHTKDNLMRELAKLHKVAARAVPEAPHQVLLVVDATTGLNGLVQAREFREHAGVTGLVLTKLDGTAKGGVVLAIARELKLPVLWVGVGEQVEDLLLFDPEGFVDALLGEPQRG; translated from the coding sequence TTGCAGTTTTTCGAGCGGCTGCGTGGGCTTTTGACGTCGAAAGGCGCCACCCTTCCGGAGGTGGGCAGCTTAAACCCAGAAACGCTGGAAGAAGCTCTGATTTTGGCCGATGCGGGCCCGGACCTGGCCTCTGAGCTGGCCTCGGATCTCCGTCGGGCTTTGGCTAAGGGCTTGCTTTCCCCGGGGCAGGAGCGGGCGTTCCTCCGGGAAAAGCTCTTGGCGTTCTTTCCCAAGCCGGCCCCGGCGCCTGCCCATCGGCCGGAGGTGATTTTGGTGGTGGGCGTCAACGGCTCAGGCAAAACCACCACCGCCGCCAAGCTGGCGGCTAAAGTTGCAGCTTCGGGGGGAAAGCCGCTTTTGGCCGCCTGCGACACCTTCCGGGCGGCGGCCACTGAGCAGCTGCAGCTCTGGGCCCAGCGTTTGGGGGTGGAGGTGGTGGCGCAAAGGGCGGGGGCCGATCCCGGGGCCGTGCTTTACGACGCGTTGGCGGCGGCGCAGGCCCGCAACGCCACCCACCTCATCGCCGACACCGCCGGACGCCTGCACACCAAGGACAACCTCATGCGGGAGCTGGCGAAGCTGCACAAGGTGGCGGCGAGGGCCGTTCCCGAAGCCCCCCACCAGGTGCTTTTGGTGGTGGACGCCACCACCGGCCTCAACGGCCTGGTGCAAGCCCGGGAGTTTCGCGAGCACGCCGGGGTCACCGGCTTGGTGCTGACCAAGCTGGATGGGACCGCCAAGGGGGGTGTGGTTTTGGCCATTGCCCGGGAGCTCAAGCTTCCGGTGCTCTGGGTTGGGGTGGGGGAGCAGGTGGAAGACCTCTTGCTCTTTGACCCTGAAGGTTTTGTGGATGCCCTTTTGGGAGAACCTCA
- a CDS encoding tetratricopeptide repeat protein, whose translation MSSHKVVFFCLAAVLLAWGCASSGSKTAELPPGIDPKDPLAATMLLREGESMLRDGRTDQALARFRSAESLQPANPVVHNFIGLAYLAKGEPASAVEAFTRALTLAPTYTDARNNRGIAYRALGQQALAESEFLAALQDLTYANRAGVYFNLGALYLAQGRLEAAEENLRRAAGPTGPPEAYLLLGEVQERLGKLNSAEETYRKGMQRAPERADLPLRLGTLLLNRGRTAEAREVLQKVVELAPDSKEAAQARALLGR comes from the coding sequence ATGAGCTCACACAAGGTCGTTTTTTTCTGCCTGGCTGCGGTGCTCTTGGCGTGGGGTTGCGCTTCTTCGGGGAGCAAAACCGCAGAGCTTCCGCCGGGCATTGATCCCAAGGACCCTTTGGCGGCCACCATGCTGTTGCGGGAAGGGGAAAGCATGCTGCGGGACGGGCGTACGGACCAGGCGTTGGCCCGTTTCCGCTCGGCAGAATCGCTACAGCCCGCCAACCCGGTGGTGCACAACTTCATCGGGCTGGCGTATCTGGCCAAAGGCGAGCCGGCTTCGGCGGTGGAGGCCTTTACCCGGGCGTTGACCCTGGCCCCCACCTACACCGACGCCCGCAACAACCGTGGCATTGCCTACCGCGCCTTGGGGCAGCAGGCGCTGGCGGAGTCAGAGTTTTTGGCAGCGCTGCAGGATTTGACCTACGCCAACCGGGCAGGGGTTTATTTCAACCTGGGGGCTTTGTATTTGGCCCAGGGCAGGCTGGAAGCTGCCGAGGAAAACCTGCGGCGTGCTGCCGGTCCCACCGGGCCCCCTGAGGCGTACCTGCTTCTGGGTGAAGTGCAGGAGCGCTTGGGGAAGCTCAACTCGGCGGAGGAAACCTACCGCAAGGGGATGCAGAGGGCCCCTGAGCGGGCGGATCTGCCCCTGCGGCTGGGCACATTGCTTTTGAACCGGGGCCGCACCGCGGAAGCGCGGGAGGTCCTGCAAAAGGTGGTGGAGCTGGCCCCCGATTCCAAGGAGGCCGCTCAAGCACGGGCACTTTTGGGCCGGTAA
- a CDS encoding roadblock/LC7 domain-containing protein yields MPFQYLLTNLMVDVPGAHGAIFLDPEGEFVEYVTRRSTPYELKVEGAYHGLLLRTAGRLLRGAKGGEVVEVAVAGSALKVISRRLKGGYYLVLVMEPMAPLGLARRAVERTAWALNQEIP; encoded by the coding sequence ATGCCGTTTCAGTACCTGCTCACCAACCTCATGGTGGACGTCCCCGGGGCCCACGGGGCCATCTTCCTGGACCCCGAAGGGGAGTTCGTGGAGTACGTCACCCGGCGCTCCACCCCCTATGAGCTCAAGGTGGAAGGGGCCTACCACGGGCTCTTGTTGCGCACCGCCGGCCGGCTGCTGCGGGGCGCCAAAGGGGGTGAGGTGGTGGAGGTGGCGGTGGCGGGCAGCGCCCTGAAGGTGATTTCCCGCCGTCTCAAAGGCGGGTACTACCTGGTGTTGGTCATGGAGCCCATGGCGCCGTTGGGTCTGGCGCGGAGGGCGGTGGAGCGGACCGCGTGGGCGCTCAACCAGGAAATCCCCTGA
- the coaBC gene encoding bifunctional phosphopantothenoylcysteine decarboxylase/phosphopantothenate--cysteine ligase CoaBC — protein MRGRVVLGVGGGIAAFRAVELARGLVHAGCQVHPILTWAASQLVTPRTFAVLTGQRAQVSLWRDRESPGIDHTELSRMADLLVICPATANLMAKLAYGVADDALTTYALAHRRAVVLAPSMNTVMWEKEATQKALELLRARGAVIVPPVFGLLADGEVGVGKLAPVEEILAACLAQLPKTGPLSGLRVLVTAGPTREALDTVRVLTNRSSGRMGVALAAQAQSLGAEVRLLAGPGVAVPAGLWVARFESAEDLAALLREHAAWARVVFHAAAVADFRPAQRAAGKLDRRQGPMTLQLEPVPDLTLEIAAASPRPFLVIFAAEESKNLASRAQAKLSAKGADAVVANPIDEEGLGMEVAKNRAEVWTKKGHHLSFPPMGKEQLARELLLALAGEMLAFP, from the coding sequence GTGCGGGGTCGGGTGGTTCTGGGTGTGGGGGGCGGCATTGCTGCCTTCCGCGCCGTGGAGCTCGCCCGAGGGCTCGTTCACGCCGGCTGCCAGGTGCACCCCATCCTCACCTGGGCCGCATCCCAGTTAGTCACACCGCGGACCTTTGCGGTCCTCACCGGGCAGCGAGCGCAGGTTTCCCTGTGGCGGGATCGGGAAAGCCCGGGCATTGACCACACCGAGCTTTCCCGCATGGCGGATCTTTTGGTCATTTGCCCCGCCACTGCCAACCTCATGGCCAAGCTGGCCTACGGGGTGGCCGATGATGCCCTCACCACCTACGCCTTAGCCCACCGCCGGGCGGTGGTCCTTGCCCCCTCCATGAACACCGTGATGTGGGAAAAGGAAGCCACTCAAAAGGCTCTGGAGCTGTTGCGGGCGCGGGGGGCGGTGATTGTGCCGCCGGTTTTTGGGTTGCTGGCCGACGGCGAGGTGGGTGTGGGCAAGCTCGCGCCGGTGGAGGAAATACTGGCCGCGTGCCTCGCGCAGCTTCCCAAAACCGGGCCGCTTTCGGGCCTGCGGGTGCTGGTGACCGCCGGACCTACCCGCGAAGCCCTGGACACCGTCCGCGTGCTCACCAACCGCTCCTCCGGGCGGATGGGGGTGGCTTTAGCAGCGCAAGCCCAGAGCCTGGGCGCCGAGGTGCGGCTTTTGGCCGGCCCGGGAGTGGCGGTGCCGGCCGGGCTTTGGGTGGCCCGCTTTGAAAGCGCCGAGGATTTGGCGGCGCTGTTGAGGGAACACGCAGCGTGGGCCAGGGTGGTGTTCCATGCGGCGGCGGTGGCCGATTTTCGTCCGGCGCAACGGGCCGCCGGCAAGCTGGATCGCCGCCAGGGGCCTATGACGTTGCAGCTCGAACCGGTGCCGGACCTCACTCTGGAGATTGCCGCTGCGTCCCCCAGGCCTTTCCTGGTGATTTTTGCCGCCGAGGAAAGCAAAAACCTCGCATCCCGTGCCCAGGCCAAGCTTTCGGCCAAGGGCGCCGATGCCGTGGTGGCCAACCCCATTGACGAGGAAGGGTTGGGCATGGAGGTGGCCAAAAACCGCGCCGAGGTTTGGACTAAGAAGGGCCACCACCTGAGCTTTCCGCCCATGGGCAAGGAACAACTGGCACGGGAGCTGCTGTTGGCTCTGGCGGGGGAAATGCTGGCGTTTCCATGA
- a CDS encoding HD-GYP domain-containing protein has protein sequence MRWPFFRSLLYPLTALLVALAVVPVALVGFGFFSSNREQIATLEKQYLTRQAVGFARELELFFVDTVGRLEGLSQALAASATDSLPMDRVPAILAEVVKANRNVLMLRLLDRQGNGQFVQGRPFPAGAEELLNPLLARAFQEGLASRPVREDLVSLPGEPPVVVVSFPVLGHRGEVLGVLQGVVSLAGMSERLGEEAARGVVVDVVDRRGRILFSSEGDRLGRDASQHPLVAQFLRAPGVRLTKTYADPFGNHAEVLGSLCPVGDPPWAVVTARQVDVAFANLNAMAKRTALLALGAGILATVAGIVLARRITNPLRQLAALSTAMASGDFTKRVPVTSANELGQLAENFNTMAEEIGRTVASLREALAQNRELLVDAIRALTASIDAKNPYTRGHSERVARYSVAIARHLGLNGEEIRKVEIAALLHDVGKIGIEDAILTKPEQLTDAEFAKMRAHTIKGAAIVSSIKLLRDVIPGIRSHHENWAGGGYPDGLVGEAIPLVARIIAAADVFDAMTTTRPYQKALSLDFVLNRMRDLAGTKLDPRVVEAFFSALRAGDLVPLGEVEVA, from the coding sequence ATGCGTTGGCCTTTTTTCCGTTCGCTTTTGTACCCACTCACCGCGCTTTTGGTGGCGCTGGCGGTGGTGCCGGTGGCCCTGGTGGGTTTCGGCTTTTTTTCGTCTAACCGCGAGCAAATTGCCACCCTGGAAAAGCAGTACCTGACCCGGCAGGCGGTGGGCTTTGCCCGTGAGCTGGAGCTTTTCTTCGTGGATACCGTGGGGCGGCTGGAGGGCTTAAGCCAGGCCTTGGCCGCTTCCGCCACCGACTCCTTGCCCATGGACCGGGTTCCCGCCATCCTGGCGGAAGTGGTGAAGGCCAACCGCAACGTGCTGATGCTGCGGCTGTTGGACCGGCAAGGCAACGGGCAGTTCGTGCAGGGGCGGCCCTTCCCTGCGGGGGCTGAAGAGCTGTTAAATCCGCTTTTGGCCCGGGCTTTCCAGGAGGGCCTGGCCAGCCGGCCGGTGCGGGAGGACCTGGTGAGCCTTCCCGGGGAGCCACCGGTGGTGGTGGTTTCTTTCCCGGTTCTGGGACACCGGGGTGAGGTCCTCGGGGTGCTGCAAGGGGTGGTGTCGTTGGCCGGCATGAGCGAACGGTTGGGGGAGGAGGCGGCCCGGGGGGTGGTGGTGGATGTGGTGGACCGCAGGGGGCGCATCCTGTTTTCCTCTGAAGGGGACCGGCTGGGGCGGGACGCCTCCCAGCACCCGCTGGTAGCCCAGTTCCTGCGCGCCCCCGGTGTGCGGCTCACCAAAACCTACGCCGATCCCTTTGGCAACCACGCCGAGGTGTTGGGCTCCCTTTGCCCGGTGGGGGACCCCCCGTGGGCGGTGGTGACCGCCCGTCAGGTGGATGTGGCATTTGCCAACCTGAACGCCATGGCCAAGCGAACCGCGTTGCTGGCGCTGGGTGCTGGCATCCTGGCGACGGTGGCGGGCATCGTGCTGGCCCGCCGCATTACCAACCCTCTGCGGCAGCTGGCGGCGCTTTCCACGGCCATGGCCTCCGGGGACTTCACCAAGCGGGTCCCGGTCACTTCTGCCAACGAGCTGGGCCAGCTGGCGGAGAACTTCAACACCATGGCCGAGGAGATCGGCCGTACCGTGGCTTCCTTACGGGAGGCGCTGGCGCAAAACCGCGAGCTGTTGGTGGACGCCATCCGTGCCCTCACCGCTTCCATTGATGCCAAAAACCCGTACACCCGCGGTCACTCCGAGCGGGTGGCGCGGTACTCGGTGGCCATTGCCCGCCATCTAGGGCTTAACGGCGAGGAGATCCGCAAGGTGGAAATTGCCGCTCTCCTCCACGACGTGGGCAAGATCGGCATTGAGGACGCGATTCTCACCAAGCCCGAGCAGCTCACCGATGCAGAGTTTGCCAAGATGCGCGCCCACACCATCAAAGGGGCGGCCATCGTGTCTTCCATCAAGCTGCTGCGGGATGTTATCCCTGGGATCCGCTCGCACCACGAAAACTGGGCAGGGGGCGGCTACCCCGATGGCCTGGTGGGGGAGGCGATCCCCTTGGTGGCAAGGATCATTGCCGCCGCCGATGTGTTCGATGCCATGACCACCACGCGACCGTACCAAAAGGCGCTTTCTTTGGATTTTGTGTTAAACCGCATGCGTGATTTGGCCGGCACCAAGCTGGATCCTCGGGTGGTGGAGGCGTTCTTTTCCGCCCTCCGGGCCGGGGACTTGGTACCTTTGGGTGAGGTGGAGGTGGCATGA
- the gmk gene encoding guanylate kinase: protein MQQGELFIVSSPSGGGKTTLIRRVIERLGQEGRKAYFSVSHTTRPPRPGEKHGVDYYFVSREEFLSMVDRGEFLEYAEVHGNLYGTSWQEIRGKRESGYHVFLDIDVQGARQVRGRVPDAVKVFIFPPSFAELKRRLLFRRQDREDAIRLRMRNALNEMREYGEFDYVIINDELEVATAELFAIVTASRLRSQRMRGCVETILDDFARHLREDL, encoded by the coding sequence GTGCAGCAAGGTGAGCTCTTTATCGTTTCGTCGCCCTCCGGCGGCGGTAAAACCACGTTGATTCGCCGGGTCATCGAAAGGCTGGGGCAGGAAGGCCGGAAGGCTTACTTTTCCGTTTCCCACACCACCCGGCCTCCGCGCCCCGGGGAAAAGCACGGCGTGGATTACTACTTTGTCAGCCGCGAGGAGTTTCTCTCCATGGTGGACCGCGGTGAGTTTTTGGAGTACGCCGAGGTTCACGGCAACCTCTACGGCACCTCCTGGCAGGAAATTCGCGGCAAAAGGGAAAGCGGCTACCACGTTTTCCTGGACATTGACGTGCAGGGGGCGAGGCAGGTCCGCGGCAGAGTTCCCGATGCCGTGAAGGTCTTTATCTTCCCGCCGTCCTTTGCTGAGCTCAAAAGGCGGCTTCTTTTTCGCCGGCAGGATCGAGAGGACGCCATTCGCTTGCGTATGCGTAATGCTCTCAACGAGATGCGCGAATACGGCGAGTTTGATTATGTTATCATCAACGACGAGTTGGAGGTGGCGACCGCCGAGCTTTTTGCGATCGTCACCGCTTCCCGCCTCCGCAGCCAGCGCATGCGCGGGTGCGTGGAAACCATCTTGGACGACTTCGCTCGTCACCTGAGGGAGGACCTATGA
- the rpoZ gene encoding DNA-directed RNA polymerase subunit omega translates to MNDVPKPDSTFRLVLLAAKRAEQLIEGAKPRLTDHNCFKPTTLALKEVEAGLVPWRILTAEEYERLREQELAQREQEKERELTLAPPPPPVIEPFVDVEEEEEEEEELEEPETLPADEDLAELEQLSEKELLDEEG, encoded by the coding sequence ATGAACGACGTGCCCAAACCCGACAGCACCTTTCGTTTGGTGCTTTTGGCCGCCAAGCGAGCCGAGCAGCTCATTGAGGGGGCCAAGCCTCGCTTGACCGACCACAACTGCTTTAAGCCCACCACCCTGGCGCTCAAGGAGGTGGAGGCAGGTCTTGTGCCCTGGCGGATCCTCACGGCCGAGGAGTACGAGCGGTTGCGGGAGCAGGAGCTGGCCCAGCGGGAGCAGGAAAAGGAGCGCGAGCTCACCCTTGCTCCGCCGCCGCCACCGGTGATTGAGCCTTTCGTGGACGTGGAAGAAGAGGAAGAGGAGGAAGAGGAGCTGGAGGAGCCCGAAACCCTTCCCGCCGACGAAGACCTGGCGGAGTTAGAGCAGCTTTCGGAAAAGGAACTCCTGGACGAGGAGGGGTAA